The DNA segment AAGTCCCTGGCTCCCCTTACCCAGCCAACACCCAAAACTCACCCAAGAGGATGGGGTCCTGGATAAATAATGCCCAGGACTCATATCCTGACCCCACAGGTTATAACAGAATTCATCTAGCAAAAACAGAGGGCTAGAGGCCAGTGTCCATGAGAGGTCCTTGCCCCTTTGTAAACATTGACATCCAGGCCACTAGAGCCTGGGGAAAGTGTGCAAACATGAGGATGCCACACTGTGTGTCCAGGGGTCAGGAACACAGCTGGCAACCATACCCGTGAAGTCCTGAGGGTCTGACCCCCCACTGGAACATGGCAAGTGCCAGAGGCAGAAACAAGGCAGTTACACCACACCCAAGGGCTCACATGAGATGGCAGCGACGCTCTTGCCCATAGGAATTCTCCACACGGGCAATCTCCTGGATGACTTTGGTGAAGATGCCTTGAGTCAGCTATAAGGGGAGAGGATTCAGGGCAAAAGTCAGTTCAGTGCCAATACCACCCAGCTCTGGGGTGAAAGCTCCATTCCTGCAACATTCCCACCAAGCAGTACAATAAGGAAAACACGGCTACCACCACCACCCTTCTAGTCTTCGGGCCGAGCACCTGATTCTCTCGAGCAGATGACTCCATAAATGTCGCACCCCAGGACTCTGCCAGCTTCTTCCCTTCAACTGCCTGTACCTCTCTGGAAGCAAATTTGGGACATAAAGATGGAGGATAGAAATGTTGGTAAGTGCTCTGAAAAATCTTCAGAATCAAGGCTTCCtggccaggcttagtggctcatgcctgtaatgcagcactttgggaggccgaggtggtggatcacttgagctcaggagttcaagaccagccttggcaacacagtgaaataccatctctattaaaaagaaaatgggctgtgcgcagtggctcatgcctgtaatcccaacactttgggaggcctaggcggctggatcacaaggtcaggagatcaagaccatcctggctaacatagtgaaaccccgtctctactaaaaatacaaaaaattagccgggcgtggtggcatgcgcctgtagtcccagctactcaggaagctgaggcaggagaatcgcttgaacccaggtggcagaggttgcagtgagccgagatcacgccactgcactctagtctgggcaacagaacaagacttcatctcaaaaaaaaagaaggaagaaaaagacttcCTCTGACCCACGCCATTTCCCCAAGTTTTGGGAGGAGGGCtgtggaaagagaaaatataggTAAACAAAGGAACAATGGGTGAATCTAGGACTGAGGCTTGAAATATGAAATTGTGGCTTTTAAGATAGAAGTATTATCTTCCTTAAGCTTCAGGTTAGAGACAAagagaggtgaaatgacttgtttgagtcagtggcagagccaggatgagAGCCTGACTGATTCCCAGTCCATTTCACTTCCTTTTCCTCTAAGTAGCAGAGATTTACATACCTCTCTGGAGAGAGATCTGCCTTGTTCCCAACTAGAACCACTGGCACCCTGTGAGGAAACAGCAGTTATTTCAGAATCCCCTCATTCCCCAACTCCTTATATCAAGGCTGGACGACTCCTTATCAGACCAGGCAGGATCTATATCCGAGCCTCTCTAACTTGACAATTCTCCCCTCTGCTCTCTCCTACTCCCTCATGCCCACACTATGTCCCTATCCCCCAAGGCCACTTACCGGGTTTTCCCATGGCCTTCGTGTAGCTTTTGGTACAGACTCTCAATGACTTGGAAGCTTTAAACACAAGAATTGGAGCTATAACTTTATGAGACAGTCCTCAGGTTTTCCTAAGTCCCACACTCACAACCTTGGTCACTTACCTATGTAGAGAGGTGACAGAATACACAAGCACATAACCATGGACTCCAATGATGAATGAATAGGGCAGAATGCTGTACTCATCCTGTCAAGAAATGGAAACATCAGTACCTAGATCCAAACCACTCAGATGGCAAAGGTTGGTGGGACAACATCCAGGTGACCCTCCCTGGGGCACGCCCTACTATAGTCacttcaacaagtatttatggaGCAGCTCCAATGAGCCCTGCATACTCTTAACAGGTAAAATGCTTTTAATACTACTTTACAGATGAGCCACAAAGACTACCAGACTTCATCTCTGAGGGCTGAACTGCCACTTTTGGATACCATACCCCAACTGGTACCTGCCCTGCTGTGTCCACCAGGTGTAGGTGAAACTCATCTTTGCCAAGAGTCACTATCTTGCTGTaagctgaaaagaaaagaaaacttgactGTGAGGTGCCTTATAGGGCCAGCAATGTATGtcccctgactttttttttttttttttgagacagagtctcactctattgcccaagctggagtgcagtggctcgatctcagctcactgcaacctctgccacctgggttcaagcgattctcctgcctcagcctcccgagtagctgggattataggcgcctgccactgcacccggataattttatatatatatatatatatttttttttagatgaagtcttgctatgttgcccaggctgtagagcagtggctattcacaggtgcactCTTAGCACCCTATAGCctggaagtcctgggctcaagcgatcctctcacctcaacctcccaagtagctggaactataggtatgCACCTCTGCACCTGgctgtcttaccttctttttttttttttttttttttggcagctttttttaaaagtagattgtTGGTTGG comes from the Macaca mulatta isolate MMU2019108-1 chromosome 11, T2T-MMU8v2.0, whole genome shotgun sequence genome and includes:
- the RHEBL1 gene encoding GTPase RhebL1 isoform X3, with the protein product MWMDDLDTAATLLPTGKTSLAHQFVEGEFSEGYDPTVENTYSKIVTLGKDEFHLHLVDTAGQDEYSILPYSFIIGVHGYVLVYSVTSLHSFQVIESLYQKLHEGHGKTRVPVVLVGNKADLSPEREVQAVEGKKLAESWGATFMESSARENQLTQGIFTKVIQEIARVENSYGQERRCHLM
- the RHEBL1 gene encoding GTPase RhebL1 isoform X2, whose amino-acid sequence is MPLVRYRKVVILGYRSVGKTSLAHQFVEGEFSEGYDPTVENTYSKIVTLGKDEFHLHLVDTAGQDEYSILPYSFIIGVHGYVLVYSVTSLHSFQVIESLYQKLHEGHGKTRVPVVLVGNKADLSPEREVQAVEGKKLAESWGATFMESSARENQLTQGIFTKVIQEIARVENSYGQERRCHLM
- the RHEBL1 gene encoding GTPase RhebL1 isoform X1 produces the protein MPLVRYRKVVILGYRSVGKTSLAHQFVEGEFSEGYDPTVENTYSKIVTLGKDEFHLHLVDTAGQDEYSILPYSFIIGVHGYVLVYSVTSLHSFQVIESLYQKLHEGHGKTRVPVVLVGNKADLSPEREVQAVEGKKLAESWGATFMESSARENQVLGPKTRRVVVVAVFSLLYCLVGMLQEWSFHPRAGWYWH